In one window of Chelmon rostratus isolate fCheRos1 chromosome 19, fCheRos1.pri, whole genome shotgun sequence DNA:
- the LOC121622685 gene encoding uncharacterized protein LOC121622685 isoform X3 codes for MKCQSSDSPCGSECVTRNMLRQRQVERLQRLRQHHEHCAKRYEEEITEKNQRDHDKNLQLIKMMKGQKTEEEEEKEMDCVTHGSLSESSHDLEIDYVPSESDSSNNSSCHDVNMKLTLKKNRKKLREADTTTAQELTNLYEKISSTDDNDKDADDQDTDYSADNEEEEEEEEERSQITVKFCIKGGKRKRDKRHYCVYCKKPQSKMARHLKRKHSDEKEVALAICLPPTSKKRCQMLEGLRRKGNYYHNIEVLQKGQGEIVTYRQPSEHTDPEEYLPCNICFAFFIKTKLWRHEKLCRKTMGVPEVQSKKRHRVQASASSLVPYRGQASQRCSNIVNRMIIDKVSQEVKNDPLICEFGDRLLEKHGSDQSKDGHVRQKMRELGRFVLAAKSIDSRVKLLQDVLVPPNFQLAVEAAKKASGFTKSKYRYDTPSLALKLGHSLKAVCDIVIGQHVKAEDEAAAARVRSFLGLISAEWDLFMSRRAWTNLEEDRWNKKEMLPVTEDVMKLNKVLKATEEAAKQELLDGPNAKAYRTLSECLLSQIILFNRRRQGEAGKITLSTYMNRAADDPNEDIMKGLSKLEQDLSHEFTRLVVRGKRSKKVPVLLTREMTKSLDFLIKQRSEDNDILDSNTYVFARQNSASHLRGSDCLRKYAAACGARMPETLTSTHLRKHVATMSQIMNLKENELDQLAKFMGHDIRVHREYYRLTENTLQLAKISKLLMAIELGTEVYKGKSLDEIDLGLEIGAGQESQVSGSEAQDSDEEPDILTEKTPTPRPSRKLYRTEKTASSKEKRTRRISEPVQDSDEEPDILAQKTPTPRPSRKLYRTDKTGEPDILTQRTEKTAFPKGKKSRKITEPVQDSDEEQHILTQKTSTPRPSDKLKRTEKRGMDPQFLSQKKCHRRPWGSEEKAAVWRQLGQYSTLNRVPGKELCLKALDAEPILCHRDWRDVKNQVYNSITSQKMER; via the exons ATGAAGTGTCAAAGTTCTGATTCTCCTTGTGGAAGTGAATGCGTCACCAGAAACATGCTCCGACAACGACAGGTAGAGAGGCTACAGAGGCTTAGACAGCATCACGAACACTGTGCAAAGCGATATGAAGAGGAAATAACGGAGAAAAACCAAAGAGACCACGACAAAAACTTACAGCTAATCAAG ATGATGAAAGGACAAAAGacggaggaagaagaggagaaggag ATGGACTGTGTCACACATGGTTCTTTATCTGAATCCAGCCATGATCTGGAAATTGACTACGTGCCATCAGAGTCAGATTCTTCAAACAATTCCAGTTGCCACGATGTTAACATGAAGTTGACTCTCAAGAAAAACCGCAAAAAACTCAGAGAAGCTGatacaactacagcacaagaATTAACTAACTTATATGAAAaaatcagcagcacagatgacaATGACAAAGACGCAGATGACCAAGACACAGATTACAGCGCCgacaatgaggaggaggaggaggaggaggaggagaggtcaCAAATCACTGTGAAATTTTGCATCAAGGGAGGAAAACGTAAGCGGGACAAGAGACATTACTGTGTATACTGCAAAAAACCACAGAGTAAAATGGCGCGGCATTTAAAGCggaaacacagtgatgaaaaagaagTGGCCCTAGCAATATGCCTTCCACCAACCTCCAAAAAACGTTGTCAGATGTTAGAGGGACTCCGCAGGAAAGGCAATTATTATCATAACATTGAGGTATTGCAAAAGGGACAAGGTGAAATAGTAACATACAGACAGCCATCAGAACATACAGATCCAGAGGAATACTTACCATGCAacatatgttttgcatttttcataaAAACTAAACTATGGCGACATGAAAAACTATGTCGCAAAACAATGGGTGTGCCAGAAGTTCAGTCCAAGAAAAGGCATAGAGTTCAGGCTTCTGCTTCATCTCTTGTTCCGTACAGAGGGCAGGCATCACAAAGGTGCTCAAACATTGTTAATAGAATGATAATTGATAAGGTGTCTCAGGAGGTTAAAAATGATCCACTCATTTGTGAATTTGGTGACAGACTCCTTGAGAAACACGGGAGTGATCAATCAAAAGATGGTCATGTCAGACAAAAGATGAGGGAGTTGGGAAGATTTGTACTTGCTGCCAAGTCCATTGATAGTAGAGTGAAGCTGTTACAAGATGTCTTGGTGCCACCTAATTTTCAGTTAGCTGTAGAGGCAGCAAAAAAAGCATCTGGATTCACCAAGTCTAAGTACAGATACGACACACCATCTCTTGCTTTAAAGTTAGGACACTCACTTAAGGCGGTGTGTGACATTGTGATAGGACAGCATGtaaaagctgaagatgaagcagctgcagccagagtaAGGAGCTTCTTAGGCTTGATATCTGCAGAGTGGGACCTCTTTATGTCACGCCGTGCATGGACGAACTTAGAAGAGGACAGGtggaacaaaaaagaaatgctccCTGTCACAGAGGACGTAATGAAACTTAATAAAGTCCTGAAGGCCACAGAGGAGGCAGCAAAACAGGAACTCTTGGATGGGCCAAATGCTAAAGCATACAGGACTCTCAGTGAGTGCCTTCTTTCACAAATCATTCTTTTCAACCGAAGACGGCAAGGTGAGGCAGGAAAAATAACTCTGTCAACCTACATGAACAGAGCCGCAGATGACCCTAATGAAGATATCATGAAGGGCCTCTCAAAACTGGAGCAAGATTTGAGTCATGAGTTTACCAGGTTGGTGgtcagagggaagaggagtAAGAAAGTGCCAGTGCTTCTAACCAGAGAGATGACCAAATCACTTGATTTTCTCATTAAGCAAAGGAGTGAGGACAATGACATTTTGGACAGTAATACGTATGTCTTTGCTAGACAGAATTCAGCATCCCATCTTCGAGGTTCAGACTGTCTGAGGAAATATGCAGCTGCATGTGGTGCAAGGATGCCTGAAACACTCACATCAACCCACCTGAGGAAACATGTGGCTACAATGAGTCAGATAATGAACTTGAAAGAAAATGAGTTAGACCAACTTGCTAAATTCATGGGACATGATATTCGTGTTCATCGTGAATATTACCGGCTAACAGAGAACACACTTCAGCTTGCAAAGATTAGCAAGCTGCTCATGGCCATAGAACTTGGAACTGAGGTCTACAAAGGCAAATCTCTTGATGAGATTGATTTAGGCTTAGAGA TTGGGGCTGGGCAGGAGTCACAAGTCAGTGGAAGTGAGGCTCAAGACTCAGATG AAGAACCAGACATTCTGACTGAAAAGACCCCAACTCCAAGACCATCACGCAAGCTGTATAGGACTGAGAAAACAG CATCTTCCAAAGAAAAGAGGACAAGGAGGATTTCTGAGCCTGTTCAAGATTCAGATG AAGAACCAGACATTCTGGCTCAAAAGACCCCAACTCCAAGACCATCACGCAAGCTGTATAGGACTGACAAAACAG GAGAACCAGACATTCTGACTCAGAGGACTGAGAAAACAG CATTCCCCAAAGGAAAGAAGTCAAGGAAGATTACTGAGCCAGTTCAAGATTCAGATG AAGAACAACACATTCTGACTCAGAAGACCTCAACTCCAAGACCATCAGACAAGCTGAAAAGGACTGAGAAAAGAG GTATGGATCCACAATTTCTGTCCCAAAAGAAATGCCATCGCAGGCCTTGGGGTTCTGAAGAAAAGGCAGCAGTATGGCGACAGCTAGGACAGTACAGCACTCTGAACAGAGTTCCTGGTAAGGAACTTTGTCTCAAGGCTCTTGATGCAGAACCGATACTCTGCCATCGCGACTGGAGAGATGTTAAGAATCAAGTCTACAATTCCATCACATCCCAAAAAATGGAACGGtag